Proteins from a genomic interval of Musa acuminata AAA Group cultivar baxijiao chromosome BXJ1-9, Cavendish_Baxijiao_AAA, whole genome shotgun sequence:
- the LOC135593520 gene encoding uncharacterized protein LOC135593520 isoform X2, with protein sequence MDRYQRVEKPREETPINENEIRITSQGRMRNYITYATSMLQRRIVDLHQNTAIGSADITDPREPLEEGLLLLETTRHVSVISITLSKKELDTSAVGFQPPLPKDEVKPLGEFGYGGEGSPVSRGRGHGGRGRGRAYGDDTADYGDGSWDNKGRGYGRGGYFRGRGRGFRGKGGYGGQPDFQQETNGNDNEGSIPVRGRGRGRGRGQTRGWGRNSQLNGLIHAGAVGA encoded by the exons ATGGATCGGTACCAGAGGGTGGAGAAACCAAGGGAGGAGACCCCGATTAACGAAAATGAGATCCGTATCACGTCTCAGGGGAGGATGCGCAACTACATCACGTATGCCACCAGCATGCTTCAG AGAAGGATAGTTGATCTACATCAAAATACAGCTATTGGATCTGCTGACATAACTGATCCACGGGAACCATTAGAGGAAGGCTTACTTCT GCTTGAGACAACTAGACATGTCTCTGTGATCAGTATAACTTTGTCAAAGAAAGAGCTGGATACATCTGCTGTTGG GTTTCAACCTCCATTGCCCAAAGATGAGGTTAAACCCTTGGGTGAATTCGGCTATGGAGGAG AGGGCTCACCCGTGAGTCGAGGTAGAGGCCACGGTGGCCGTGGCAGGGGAAGGGCTTATG GAGATGATACGGCGGATTATGGTGATGGAAGCTGGGACAACAAGGGACGTGGATACGGTAGAGGCGGCTATTTCCGTGGCAGAGGCCGAGGTTTCCGTGGCAAAGGTGGTTATGGTGGCCAGCCTGATTTTCAGCAGGAAACCAATGGCAATGACAATGAGGGTTCTATTCCTGTTCGGGGCAGAG GTCGTGGTCGTGGTAGGGGCCAAACCCGAGGATGGGGTCGAAATTCTCAACTGAACGGACTGATCCATGCTGGTGCTGTTGGTGCTTAA
- the LOC135593518 gene encoding NEP1-interacting protein 1-like isoform X2 — MLGCCRLSATLPRTKTMDHISTALRTFSSPLSLSRLSALLIRATLTCVFATVGVLLGALAGALIGVATASGVVRGSISGAISGALSSVEVVEDSLAIWRNNGSGQWSILYLLCALSAPFLEVLDDIFEAGGGGTKGMPKASVDKLPKINIHVEDCVDARSESISCAVCLQEFQAGIISQKHTWYSRQCLYV; from the exons ATGTTGGGCTGCTGCCGTCTCTCTGCGACTCTACCGAGAACTAAAACCATGGATCACATTAGCACTGCTCTACGCAcgttctcttctcctctttctttgtCGCGACTATCTGCTCTTCTCATCCGTGCCACCCTCACCTGCGTCTTCGCCACAG TGGGAGTGCTCTTGGGAGCCCTGGCCGGCGCCTTGATCGGCGTAGCGACCGCGAGCGGCGTGGTACGTGGAAGCATCAGTGGAGCCATCTCCGGAGCGCTTTCGTCGGTGGAGGTCGTGGAAGACTCTCTTGCTATATGGCGAAACAACGGGTCCGGACAATGGAGCATCTTGTACTTG CTGTGTGCTCTGAGCGCGCCCTTCTTGGAGGTTCTTGACGACATCTTCGAGGCTGGCGGCGGTGGCACGAAAGGCATGCCCAAGGCTTCCGTCGACAAGCTCCCCAAGATCAACATCCATGTGGAGGACTGTGTGGATGCAAGGAGCGAAAGCATCAGCTGTGCAGTCTGTCTTCAG GAGTTTCAAGCAG GCATAATTTCTCAGAAGCATACTTGGTACAGTAGGCAATGTCTCTATGTATAA
- the LOC135593520 gene encoding uncharacterized protein LOC135593520 isoform X3 produces the protein MDRYQRVEKPREETPINENEIRITSQGRMRNYITYATSMLQEKDSNEIILKAMGRAINKTIMIVELIKRIVDLHQNTAIGSADITDPREPLEEGLLLLETTRHVSVISITLSKKELDTSAVGFQPPLPKDEVKPLGEFGYGGEGSPVSRGRGHGGRGRGRAYGDDTADYGDGSWDNKGRGYGRGGYFRGRGRGFRGKGGYGGQPDFQQETNGNDNEGSIPVRGRGRGRGRGQTRGWGRNSQLNGLIHAGAVGA, from the exons ATGGATCGGTACCAGAGGGTGGAGAAACCAAGGGAGGAGACCCCGATTAACGAAAATGAGATCCGTATCACGTCTCAGGGGAGGATGCGCAACTACATCACGTATGCCACCAGCATGCTTCAG GAAAAAGATTCAAATGAAATCATCTTGAAGGCAATGGGTAGAGCTATCAACAAGACTATTATGATTGTGGAACTGATCAA AAGGATAGTTGATCTACATCAAAATACAGCTATTGGATCTGCTGACATAACTGATCCACGGGAACCATTAGAGGAAGGCTTACTTCT GCTTGAGACAACTAGACATGTCTCTGTGATCAGTATAACTTTGTCAAAGAAAGAGCTGGATACATCTGCTGTTGG GTTTCAACCTCCATTGCCCAAAGATGAGGTTAAACCCTTGGGTGAATTCGGCTATGGAGGAG AGGGCTCACCCGTGAGTCGAGGTAGAGGCCACGGTGGCCGTGGCAGGGGAAGGGCTTATG GAGATGATACGGCGGATTATGGTGATGGAAGCTGGGACAACAAGGGACGTGGATACGGTAGAGGCGGCTATTTCCGTGGCAGAGGCCGAGGTTTCCGTGGCAAAGGTGGTTATGGTGGCCAGCCTGATTTTCAGCAGGAAACCAATGGCAATGACAATGAGGGTTCTATTCCTGTTCGGGGCAGAG GTCGTGGTCGTGGTAGGGGCCAAACCCGAGGATGGGGTCGAAATTCTCAACTGAACGGACTGATCCATGCTGGTGCTGTTGGTGCTTAA
- the LOC135594108 gene encoding chemocyanin-like: MASHLVLTSRLTATSSFFFFFFFLCLVARHHLEAAEYTVGDADGWDTGINYLLWSNKYNFTVGDVLGNVMRVDHLLQAAASDFSFTDRCVPTHAVFKYVQVQHNVYQVTEETYRSCDSSTGVTRTYDSGDDRVTLGEATSYWFICTINGHCQAGMRLAVSVAKSSSDGGGATSAAPSPPEQGNGAAGGRMGWWWKAWMLCLSLCLLTWLNCF, translated from the coding sequence ATGGCATCCCATCTCGTGTTAACTTCCAGGCTTACTGctacctcctccttcttcttcttcttcttcttcttgtgtctcGTAGCTCGCCACCACTTAGAAGCTGCGGAGTACACGGTTGGCGACGCCGACGGATGGGACACCGGCATCAACTACCTCCTCTGGTCCAATAAGTACAACTTCACCGTCGGCGACGTGTTAGGTAACGTCATGAGAGTCGATCATCTCCTGCAAGCAGCCGCTTCGGATTTCTCGTTTACTGATCGATGTGTTCCGACGCACGCAGTGTTCAAGTACGTGCAGGTGCAGCACAACGTGTACCAGGTGACGGAGGAGACGTACCGTTCATGTGACTCGAGCACCGGCGTGACAAGGACGTACGACAGCGGCGACGACCGCGTGACGCTGGGCGAGGCCACGAGCTACTGGTTCATATGCACCATCAACGGCCACTGCCAGGCCGGAATGAGGCTCGCCGTTAGCGTGGCGAAGTCGAGCTCAGAcggaggcggtgccacctccgctGCACCGTCGCCGCCGGAGCAGGGCAACGGGGCGGCCGGAGGGCGCATGGGGTGGTGGTGGAAAGCATGGATGTTGTGCCTGTCGTTATGCCTGTTGACTTGGTTGAACTGCTTTTGA
- the LOC135593518 gene encoding NEP1-interacting protein 1-like isoform X1, with protein sequence MLGCCRLSATLPRTKTMDHISTALRTFSSPLSLSRLSALLIRATLTCVFATVGVLLGALAGALIGVATASGVVRGSISGAISGALSSVEVVEDSLAIWRNNGSGQWSILYLLCALSAPFLEVLDDIFEAGGGGTKGMPKASVDKLPKINIHVEDCVDARSESISCAVCLQEFQAGEAARTLPQCQHIFHLPCIDSWLIRHGSCPLCRHNFSEAYLVQ encoded by the exons ATGTTGGGCTGCTGCCGTCTCTCTGCGACTCTACCGAGAACTAAAACCATGGATCACATTAGCACTGCTCTACGCAcgttctcttctcctctttctttgtCGCGACTATCTGCTCTTCTCATCCGTGCCACCCTCACCTGCGTCTTCGCCACAG TGGGAGTGCTCTTGGGAGCCCTGGCCGGCGCCTTGATCGGCGTAGCGACCGCGAGCGGCGTGGTACGTGGAAGCATCAGTGGAGCCATCTCCGGAGCGCTTTCGTCGGTGGAGGTCGTGGAAGACTCTCTTGCTATATGGCGAAACAACGGGTCCGGACAATGGAGCATCTTGTACTTG CTGTGTGCTCTGAGCGCGCCCTTCTTGGAGGTTCTTGACGACATCTTCGAGGCTGGCGGCGGTGGCACGAAAGGCATGCCCAAGGCTTCCGTCGACAAGCTCCCCAAGATCAACATCCATGTGGAGGACTGTGTGGATGCAAGGAGCGAAAGCATCAGCTGTGCAGTCTGTCTTCAG GAGTTTCAAGCAGGTGAGGCAGCCAGGACTTTGCCTCAGTGTCAGCACATATTCCACTTGCCTTGCATTGATAGCTGGCTCATAAGGCATGGTTCCTGTCCATTATGCAGGCATAATTTCTCAGAAGCATACTTGGTACAGTAG
- the LOC135593520 gene encoding uncharacterized protein LOC135593520 isoform X1 — MDRYQRVEKPREETPINENEIRITSQGRMRNYITYATSMLQRRIVDLHQNTAIGSADITDPREPLEEGLLLLETTRHVSVISITLSKKELDTSAVGFQPPLPKDEVKPLGEFGYGGEGSPVSRGRGHGGRGRGRAYGNYDGDDTADYGDGSWDNKGRGYGRGGYFRGRGRGFRGKGGYGGQPDFQQETNGNDNEGSIPVRGRGRGRGRGQTRGWGRNSQLNGLIHAGAVGA, encoded by the exons ATGGATCGGTACCAGAGGGTGGAGAAACCAAGGGAGGAGACCCCGATTAACGAAAATGAGATCCGTATCACGTCTCAGGGGAGGATGCGCAACTACATCACGTATGCCACCAGCATGCTTCAG AGAAGGATAGTTGATCTACATCAAAATACAGCTATTGGATCTGCTGACATAACTGATCCACGGGAACCATTAGAGGAAGGCTTACTTCT GCTTGAGACAACTAGACATGTCTCTGTGATCAGTATAACTTTGTCAAAGAAAGAGCTGGATACATCTGCTGTTGG GTTTCAACCTCCATTGCCCAAAGATGAGGTTAAACCCTTGGGTGAATTCGGCTATGGAGGAG AGGGCTCACCCGTGAGTCGAGGTAGAGGCCACGGTGGCCGTGGCAGGGGAAGGGCTTATGGTAATTATGATG GAGATGATACGGCGGATTATGGTGATGGAAGCTGGGACAACAAGGGACGTGGATACGGTAGAGGCGGCTATTTCCGTGGCAGAGGCCGAGGTTTCCGTGGCAAAGGTGGTTATGGTGGCCAGCCTGATTTTCAGCAGGAAACCAATGGCAATGACAATGAGGGTTCTATTCCTGTTCGGGGCAGAG GTCGTGGTCGTGGTAGGGGCCAAACCCGAGGATGGGGTCGAAATTCTCAACTGAACGGACTGATCCATGCTGGTGCTGTTGGTGCTTAA
- the LOC135593519 gene encoding uncharacterized protein LOC135593519 produces MRKKLGTRFPASRIKKIMQADEDVGKIALAVPILVSKALELFLQDLCDRTYEITLQRGAKTLNSLHLKQCVRTYSAYDFLTGVVNKVPNLGGMEPCEDEKGICRRRKTLPHGDEVESNENCQLRSSKMAMTNTSVSPRGRRRGRGRGRGRPPTRARDVGHVKFEDDSSMFGDHDEIPLGQPEGTKENSHQSALPSSTPVMNGSATSAVETKQEQCSAWPLPGGVDNISIEPSRLVQLTMQIDEDEDYDNED; encoded by the exons ATGAGGAAGAAGCTCGGCACAAGATTCCCTGCG TCACGAATAAAGAAGATAATGCAAGCGGATGAAGATGTTGGCAAAATCGCGTTGGCTGTGCCTATTCTTGTTT CAAAAGCTTTGGAATTGTTTTTGCAAGATCTTTGTGACAGGACATACGAAATTACTCTCCAAAGAGGAGCCAAGACATTGAATTCTTTACACTT AAAACAATGTGTGAGGACTTATAGTGCTTATGATTTCTTAACTGGTGTTGTCAACAAGGTACCAAACCTTGGTGGCATGGAACCTTGTGAAGATGAAAAAGGAATTTGCCGTAGAAG GAAGACACTACCACATGGTGATGAAGTTGAGAGCAATGAGAATTGCCAGTTGAGGTCCTCCAAGATG GCTATGACGAATACTAGTGTTAGCCCTAGAGGACGCCGAAGGGGTAGAGGAAGAGGTAGAGGACGGCCACCTACAAGGGCAAGAGATGTAGGACATGTGAAATTTGAGGATGACAGTAGCATGTTTGGTGATCATGACGAAATCCCTTTGGGGCAGCCTGAAGGAACGAAGGAAAACAGTCATCAGAGTGCTCTTCCTTCCTCAACTCCAGTCATGAATGGATCTGCAACTTCAGCTGTGGAGACAAAGCAAGAACAATGTTCAGCTTGGCCTCTCCCTGGTGGCGTGGACAACATCAGCATAGAACCATCAAGACTTGTACAATTAACCATGCAGATAGATGAGGATGAGGATTATGACAATGAAGATTAA